A stretch of Brassica rapa cultivar Chiifu-401-42 chromosome A08, CAAS_Brap_v3.01, whole genome shotgun sequence DNA encodes these proteins:
- the LOC103834371 gene encoding probable BOI-related E3 ubiquitin-protein ligase 2, whose translation MAIQAQLHYNASNVNQIGTGGSLLNNNGGIGIDQSYMNNHNLLSQKDLNQHALFQHQQYRSQSVLDAYMERQKQEIDQFIRVQNERLRYALQEQRRQEMETMLRKMEAKALVLMTQKEEEMSRALSKNMELEDLLRKMEMENQTWQRMARENEAMVATLNSTLEQARERAAAATCHNEAMAVEDEGSCCGGDDFAAKKVSSCCWNCGSNGETRVLFLPCRHLCCCTGCEDGLVLCPMCSAPKKNRIEAFIF comes from the exons ATGGCGATACAAGCGCAGTTGCATTACAACGCTTCGAACGTGAACCAAATCGGTACTGGCGGGTCTCTGCTCAACAACAATGGAGGAATCGGAATCGATCAGTCGTACATGAACAACCATAATCTCCTGTCGCAGAAAGATTTGAACCAACATGCTCTGTTTCAACACCAACAGTATCGTTCTCAGAGCGTTTTAGACGCTTACATGGAGAGACAGAAGCAAGAGATCGACCAGTTCATCAGAGTCCAG AACGAGAGGTTGAGATACGCGTTGCAAGAACAGAGGAGGCAAGAGATGGAGACGATGTTGAGGAAGATGGAGGCGAAAGCTTTGGTTTTGATGACGCAGAAGGAGGAAGAGATGTCGAGAGCCCTGAGCAAGAACATGGAGCTCGAGGATCTGTTGAGGAAAATGGAAATGGAGAATCAAACGTGGCAGAGGATGGCTCGTGAGAACGAAGCGATGGTCGCGACGCTTAACTCGACGTTAGAACAGGCTCGAGAGAGAGCCGCAGCCGCCACGTGTCATAACGAAGCCATGGCGGTGGAGGACGAAGGGTCGTGCTGCGGAGGAGATGATTTTGCGGCGAAGAAGGTGAGTAGTTGTTGCTGGAATTGTGGGTCTAATGGAGAGACAAGAGTGCTGTTTCTGCCGTGTAGGCATCTCTGTTGCTGCACGGGGTGCGAGGACGGTCTTGTTCTTTGTCCGATGTGTAGTGCCCCGAAGAAGAATAGAATCGAGGCGTTTATTTTCTAA